GTGCGTCGACAGGCCCTGGCCGCGCACCGCGGGCACGAGGCCGAATGCGAACTCGACGGCTCCGTCGTCGCCGGGCGGACCGAACAGGTTCACTCCCCCGATGGCCGGGCCGTCTTCGCCTCGACGAACGAGGTAGGGGCCGAAGGGCGTCGGATCGCCGTTCTGTTGCACCGTGCGGAGGTACTCGGCGAGCAGCTCGGGCTCGTCGGTGAAGGCGTAGGCGCCTTCCCATCCGTCGTGGGGGTCCACCTCGCCCGAGAGCACGCGCTCGGCATCGGCGACGGTGAACGGATGCAACGTGAGAGGAGCTGTCGTCGTATCCACGTGCTTCACTCTCGCACGTCGGTGCGACACTCGCCAGACCTGTCCACAGGATGACTCGGGAATGCGGGGATCGCGCGCCGATGTTCACTCACTGTGTCCGAATCGGTCGCTTCATGGTTTTGACAATCATTATCAATAAGACCTACGGTGGAAACATGACCACTCGAACCAGTGCCTTCCGTCGACTGCCCGCGACCCTCGCCGGCGGCGCGGTGCTGGCCGTGTCGGCCGTGGCGCTCGCGGGGTGCACGGCACCCGCGGCATCCGGTGCCTCTGGTGACGGCCCCGAGATCGTGGCGACGACGACCCAGGTCGGCGACTTCGCCCGCGAACTCGTCGGCGACGGCGCCGCAGTCACCCAGCTCCTCTCCCCCGGCCAGAGCGCCCACAGCTTCGACCCCTCGGCGGCGCAGCTGCTCGCACTCTCGCGGGCCGACGCCCTCGTCGTCAACGGCGGCGGGCTCGAGAGTTGGCTCGACGACGCGGTGCAGGCCTCAGGGTTCGACGGCGTGCTCATCGACGCGAGCACCGGCATCGAGCTCCACGGCACCGACGACCACGACGGCGAGGCGCACGACGAAGCCGATGCGCACGACGAAGCCGATGCGCACGACGAAGCCGATGTCCACGACGAAGCCGAGGCGACGGATGCCGCGGAGGACGACCACGCCGAGCACGACGAGGCCGACCACGACCACGGCGCGGGCAATCCCCACATCTGGACCGACCCCGAGCTCGCCGAGCACATGGTCGAGAACATCGCCGACGGGCTCGCGGAGGTGCCGGGCGTCGATGCCGCCGCCATCGCGCAGAACGAGACCGACTACCTGGCGAAGCTCGACGCGCTCGACGAGTGGATCAGCGAGAACGTCGAGACCGTGCCGGTCGCCGAACGGCTGCTCGTGACGAACCACGACGCGTTCACCTACTTCATCGACGCCTACGACGTCACGTTCGTCGGCAGCGTCATCCCGAGCTTCGACGACAACGCCGAGCCGAGCGCGGCCGAGATCGACGCCCTCGTCGACCGCATCCGGGCGACCGGCGCCACGGCCGTGTTCTCCGAGGCCTCCATCTCGCCGAAGGCCGCCGAGACCATCGCCGCCGAGGCCGGCGTCACGGTGTACTCGGGCCCCGATGCGCTGTACGGCGACTCGCTCGGCGTCGAGGGCAGCGAGGGTGCCACGTACCTCGGCAGCCAGCTGCACAATGCGCGACTGATCCTCGAATCGTGGGGCGTCACGCCTACCGCGCTGCCCGAGGCACTGCAAGGATGACAGCCATGAACGACTCCCCCGTGCTGCGCCTTCGCGGCGCCGCGTTCACCCACCCCGGAGGCACGGGAGTCAGCGGACTCGACCTCGACATCGCGCCCGGTGAGGCCGTCGCGCTCATCGGTCCGAACGGTGCGGGCAAGTCGACCCTGCTGAAGGGCGTGCTCGGTCTCGTGCCGCGCACGGCCGGCACGATCGAGTTCGGTGCGCGCACGCCGGATGCCGCCGCCGAACAATCGCATGCCGCAAGCGGCATGGTCGGATTCCTGCCGCAGTCGGCCGACCTCGACCCCGACTTCCCGATCAGTGTCGAGCAGGTCGTGATGCAGGGTCGCTACCGCGGACTCGGGCTCCTCCGCTGGCCCGGCCGTGCCGATCGGGCCGCCGTGCGCGACGCGCTCGAGACGGTCGGCCTCGCCGAGCTCGCGAAGCGGCCGTTCGGCGAGCTCTCGGGCGGGCAGCGCCAGCGGGGGCTCCTCGCCCGAGCACTGGCCTCCGATCCTCGCCTGCTGCTGCTCGACGAGCCCTTCAACGGCCTCGATCAGCCCAATCGCGACGCGCTCGTCGACACCCTGCGCGCGCTCAAGTCCCGCGGCGTCGCCGTGCTCGTCTCGACGCACGACCTCGATCTCGCACGTCGAGTGTGCGACTCGGTTGTGCTCGTCAACCGCACGCAGCTCGCGAGCGGTCCGGTCGACGACGTGCTCACGCTCGGCAACGTACAGGAATGCTTCGAGGGCGTCGAGGTCGAGATCGACGAGCACACCCTCGTCGTTCCCGGGCACGAGGGCCACTGAATGCCGACCGCGACATACATCGGTTCGAGGCGGCCGGGCGGTGACGGATGCCACTGACCGACGCACTGTTCGGCGCGTTCGCCATCCCCTTCATGGGGCGGGCGCTCCTCGTCATGCTCGTGCTCGCGGTCGTCGCCGGGTTCGTCGGCGTGCTGGTGAACCTCAGGGGGCTCGAGTTCATCAGCGACGGCCTGACCCACGCCGTCTTCCCGGGGCTCGCGATCGGGCTCGCCGTGGGCGGCAGCGCCGGCCTCCTGCCCGGTGCCGCGATCGCCGCTCTCGCCGGCGCGCTCGCGCTGACCTGGCTCGACCGCGCGGGCATCACGTCCGACGCGGCGATCGCGATCGTGCTGACGGCGACCTTCAGCGTCGGCGTCATCGTGGTCTCCCGCAGCGACGACTACGCCGGCGAGCTCGAGGCGCTGCTCTTCGGCCGTGTGCTGACGATCCCGCCCGACGAGGTGCTCCCGCTCGTCGCCGTGAGCCTCATCGCGCTCGTCATGGTGCTGGTCACCCTGAAGCAGCAGCTGTACCGGGCGTTCGACGCGAAGGGGAGCCGCGCCGCCGGTGACTCTGCGCTCGTGCTCGACCT
The DNA window shown above is from Agromyces cerinus and carries:
- a CDS encoding metal ABC transporter ATP-binding protein — encoded protein: MNDSPVLRLRGAAFTHPGGTGVSGLDLDIAPGEAVALIGPNGAGKSTLLKGVLGLVPRTAGTIEFGARTPDAAAEQSHAASGMVGFLPQSADLDPDFPISVEQVVMQGRYRGLGLLRWPGRADRAAVRDALETVGLAELAKRPFGELSGGQRQRGLLARALASDPRLLLLDEPFNGLDQPNRDALVDTLRALKSRGVAVLVSTHDLDLARRVCDSVVLVNRTQLASGPVDDVLTLGNVQECFEGVEVEIDEHTLVVPGHEGH
- a CDS encoding GNAT family N-acetyltransferase, yielding MDTTTAPLTLHPFTVADAERVLSGEVDPHDGWEGAYAFTDEPELLAEYLRTVQQNGDPTPFGPYLVRRGEDGPAIGGVNLFGPPGDDGAVEFAFGLVPAVRGQGLSTHTVAAVVELARSAGVVILRAEAEVPNLPARRALEGAGFAQSSRTAEAITYDLHL
- a CDS encoding metal ABC transporter substrate-binding protein; amino-acid sequence: MTTRTSAFRRLPATLAGGAVLAVSAVALAGCTAPAASGASGDGPEIVATTTQVGDFARELVGDGAAVTQLLSPGQSAHSFDPSAAQLLALSRADALVVNGGGLESWLDDAVQASGFDGVLIDASTGIELHGTDDHDGEAHDEADAHDEADAHDEADVHDEAEATDAAEDDHAEHDEADHDHGAGNPHIWTDPELAEHMVENIADGLAEVPGVDAAAIAQNETDYLAKLDALDEWISENVETVPVAERLLVTNHDAFTYFIDAYDVTFVGSVIPSFDDNAEPSAAEIDALVDRIRATGATAVFSEASISPKAAETIAAEAGVTVYSGPDALYGDSLGVEGSEGATYLGSQLHNARLILESWGVTPTALPEALQG
- a CDS encoding metal ABC transporter permease, which codes for MPLTDALFGAFAIPFMGRALLVMLVLAVVAGFVGVLVNLRGLEFISDGLTHAVFPGLAIGLAVGGSAGLLPGAAIAALAGALALTWLDRAGITSDAAIAIVLTATFSVGVIVVSRSDDYAGELEALLFGRVLTIPPDEVLPLVAVSLIALVMVLVTLKQQLYRAFDAKGSRAAGDSALVLDLVLNSAIALVVVAAASTIGTLLVLALLIVPGAVSRLATARLWWLFPAAAVFAAVAAWLGLALGFAISVGAGVDVPAGSTVVAVFVVGYALVLLVASMFGRSRRARRAAGPATRSSSPAAPRPEVGVAEARPAGEGH